The DNA segment GATTGCTGGGTGGTCTGAACGGCGCGGCGGAATTTGAACGGGCCGCCAATATGATTGGCAAAGGAACTAAATTCATGGTCTCGCAGTCGTTTTCGCATATTATCGTGATTGCCTTTATAATAATCGGTAATGCCGCTTTCTTCCTCGGTGACAAGAGAAAAAAGAAAGCGGATGCTGCCCGGGAAAGTGGAGCCTGATATGAACGATTTCGGACTCTGGCTGGCGGCTTTCTTCACTCTGGGGATTATTTCATTTCTCTATCGTGATAATGCCTGGTACAAGTTGTGCGAGTCGATATTTGTCGGCATCTCGGCCGGCTACTGGTTTGTGACTTTATTCTGGGATAATATCCATGGCTTATTCTGGGAAGGAATCACCGAGCGGCATGATTACTGGCTTCTGATTGGCGCCACTCTGGGCTTAATGATGCTTCTGCGGCTGATACCTCAAATCGGCTGGATATCGCGCTGGCCGCTGTCCTTCGTTGTCGGCGCAACCGCCGGTCTTTATATCATAAATTATTTCGCCTCCAATGTGATGGTTCAGGTGGAAGATACCCTGATGCCTCTCTTTAGCGCCAAGTTCGGCGACCCGCTCTTTTCGGCGTCGCCGTACAGCATTGTCGGCAATATCGTGGTGGCAGTAGGAACCTTCACCGGGCTGGTTTACTTTTTCTTCAGTAAAGAGCACAAAGGGGCATTCGGCGGGATGGCTAAAATCGGCATCTGGACCATTATGATAACCTTCGGGGCATCGTTCGGATATACGGTAATGAGCCGTATGTCGCTTCTGATTGGCCGGATGGATTTCATTTTCGGCGACTGGCTGGGACTGATCCGATAGTGATGAAAAATGGGCCGAAATCATACTCGACCTTCTTTTGCCTTTTAGCCCTTCTCTTTATTTCATATGCGACTCCGACGGCGCAGACCGATAGTGTCGCTATTGACAGCGCGGCAATGCTGATTCCCCTGAAAATCACTGCGGAAGATTTCAAGTATGACCGCGGCGAGACCATTGAGCTCACCTGGGAACCGGCCGAAAGCAGCAACCGGGAATTAATCGGCGGTTACGAAATTTACCGCGCCGAGGTGCCCTCCGACTCATTTGTGTCCATTGGATTTACCGGACCGGATGTGGCCCGCTATAAAGATAACGGAGTCGTTGGCGAAAAGAGTTATCGCTATAAGGTGGCCGCTGTGGTTGCCGATGTTCCCTATCTATCCGAGGCGACACCGCCGGTAGCGCCAAGTATGGAGCTGGTCAATTTCAATCTTGCCAACCTGTTTATTATCGGCTGTCTTATCGCCGGCGCGGTCATTTACTTCATAGCGCATGCCCGCCGGGGGAAAAAACTGTTCATCCGCAAAATTGCCGGACTGGAAGCGATAGATGAGGCAATAGGGCGGGCTACCGAAATGGGTCGCCCGATTCTGTTTGTCCCCGGAATAAATGATATGGATGATGTGCAGACGATTGCCGGAATAACGCTATTGGGAAGGGTGGCAAAGGTCGTCGCCGATTATGATATAAAAATCAATATGCCGGTATCCCGTTCCATCGTGATGACCACCGCGCGCGAAACCATTAAGGAAGCATATATGGGGGCAGGCCGTCCCGACGCATACAACGATGACATGGTGCGATATATCACTGATGAGCAGTTCGGGTATGTGGCGGCGGTTGATGGTATCATGGTCAGGGAGAAACCGGCCACCTGTTTCTACCTGGGAGCGTTTTATGCCGAATCGCTGATTCTGGCCGAGACAGGAAACTCCATCGGCGCAATACAGATTGCCGGGACAGCGCAGCCGGCGCAGTTGCCCTTCTTTGTCGCGGCATGTGACTATACATTGATAGGCGAAGAGCTTTTTGCGGCATCGGCATATCTCTCCAACGAGCCCAAGCAACTCGGTTCGCTCAAAGGTCAGGATGTCGGCAAACTGCTCGCCATGATAGTTATAATCATCGGCGTCGTGGCGGCAACCATGTCGCAGGCTTGGAATGTTTCTTTCTTTACCCGGTTGTATGACCTGATGTTGAGGCTATTCACGGTACAAAACTAAGGCAATGAGGAAAACGCGTTGAAGCGAAAGATACCGGTCATTATTACATCACTGGTCGGGACCGTTCTGATTCTCTCGGTCTTTTTCCCTCCGGCCGAACGGATGGGGGAAGATTTTTCCATCTTTTTTGACATTATCGCTGTCTTTGCTTTCTTCCTCGGCGGGGGAAATCTGGTGCGGATTCACGGCAATAAGATTTATAAGAAAGCGAAAGACTGGGGATTTTCGGCCGTGACTTTGACCGGCTTTTTCCTGATGCTTGCCGCCGGTCTTTTCAAAATCGCCAATCCGGGAGGTATCGCCGCTGATGTGACAGCGCAGGGGTCGCTCTTCCAGATGCTATACGACTGGATATTCAACCCGCTGGGGGCTTCGATGTACGCTCTTCTGGCATTCTATGTGGCATCGGCATCATATCGCGCCTTCCGCGCCAAGAATAAAGAGGCGACGATTCTTCTGATTGCCGCTTTCATCATTCTCCTGGGACGGACTCCACTGGGCGTTTATGCCACCGCCTGGATACCGGAGCAGTTTTCGCTTCTGCAGATTCCGAATCTGGCTATCTGGATTATGACAGCGCCCAACCTTGCCGGCCAACGAGCCATTATGATTGGAATCGCGCTGGGGGTTATATCGATGTCCTTGCGGCTGATTCTCGGCGTCGAGCGGACATATCTGGGGACCGACAATGAATAATCTCGGACTAATTATATCTTTTCTTATTATCGGCGTCGGCTTGCTCTGGTTTCTGATACGGGCATGGCAGGGGAAAGAAGTGGAGCGGCGGGTAATATTCGTTTTCATCGGACTGGCGGTTTCGGTCCCGATACTTTTCAGTATCACCTTCGCCGAGAAAGCCTCCCCCATTGTGGAAGCGGTCTATGACAAAATTGATAATCTTCCGCCCGGCTCCCGG comes from the Candidatus Zixiibacteriota bacterium genome and includes:
- a CDS encoding fibronectin type III domain-containing protein; the encoded protein is MKNGPKSYSTFFCLLALLFISYATPTAQTDSVAIDSAAMLIPLKITAEDFKYDRGETIELTWEPAESSNRELIGGYEIYRAEVPSDSFVSIGFTGPDVARYKDNGVVGEKSYRYKVAAVVADVPYLSEATPPVAPSMELVNFNLANLFIIGCLIAGAVIYFIAHARRGKKLFIRKIAGLEAIDEAIGRATEMGRPILFVPGINDMDDVQTIAGITLLGRVAKVVADYDIKINMPVSRSIVMTTARETIKEAYMGAGRPDAYNDDMVRYITDEQFGYVAAVDGIMVREKPATCFYLGAFYAESLILAETGNSIGAIQIAGTAQPAQLPFFVAACDYTLIGEELFAASAYLSNEPKQLGSLKGQDVGKLLAMIVIIIGVVAATMSQAWNVSFFTRLYDLMLRLFTVQN